Below is a genomic region from Rosa chinensis cultivar Old Blush chromosome 5, RchiOBHm-V2, whole genome shotgun sequence.
GAAGTTAGTCAGGTTTATAAACTTATTGGTAGTCTCAAGCCATATGTCATGCCAATTACCTGGATATTGGATCTTGAAAATGTTGCTTACTCTGTGAGAAAATGCGGTCGTGTGGTTTCCAATGATGACAAGGAAACCACATATTGGAGAACTGAGAAGGGTGAATGCCTACATGGCTATATTTCAATTTCACCAAGAGCTACTTCCTCAGACTGGGATGGAGACAATTGAGAGATGGTTGAGCTACATCCCATGACCACATGACGAATGGTTTGAGACTACCAATAAGTTTATAAACCTGATAATAGAGAAATGGTTGGATACCATAGAGCTGTTGCTGAACGAAATCTGGTGCTATTGTTCAGATATTTATgtaatctttcttttttctgttggCCTTGTTGTATGTTGGTCTAGCACTGAGGTGCTCTTCCCTTAAGATATATTCTGGCCTTGTTGTATTGGTCTAGTACAGAGGTGTACTTAATAcattattcataatttcatatctgATAAATCAAACtaacaaaacaagagaaaagtGGTTTGCACTTATACATAATAAATAGAAGCACAATATTCtctagttttatttctttgcaCCGTATAGAATCAAACACTGAACTCTGCTCCTCCTTCATAATACTTGGGGCGGAAGAGTTGGAATGCTCTGTTCATTTCTAAAGAAATTATCAGGATCTACCTTTGTTTTAATCCGAACTAATCTTTCAAAATTGTGCTTGAAGTACTTAATCCCATACACTTCTCCTTCCTTGTATTCACCCTCTGTATTGGTTCCAATGTCGATATCCCGGTAGTTGAGAAAAGCCTCCCTTGGACTCTTGGACACATGAGGAGTCATTGCCTCATGAAGTTGTCTAGTCAAATTTAAGTACCTGTTGGTAGTCTCAAGCTCTCCATCTTTCCAGTTAAATGAATATTGGATCTTGAATATGTTGCCTGCTCTATGTGGAAATGGAGTTTCAGTGGCTGAAATCTCACTCATTTTTCCTCCATAAGGATTCCACAGCATTCCACCATCACCAATTTCTATCATCACTTTCCACAAAGCTTCCAAATCTGTCTTTGAAATCGGTTCCTGCACATAATCTGATTTCCGCTTCAGGAATGTTAGTCCCTTTGGAACCCTACTGAGCAAAACATCAAGGGAAGTCCCAATAGGGTAGCTAGCCCAAAACAGAATTGATTCAACCCAGCTCATTTCGATGCAATCCTTCTGCTGCAAACCCAATTGAGGCAAGCTTTGATTCAGCAGCCTCAGAAGCCTTACAGAATCCCCCAGGAACAAGGAAACAAAAGTGGCCGTGATTGTCTTTTCACCTTCTCTGCTTCCATTCCCTGGTAACAGCATCACTCTTACGAACAGATCATTTTCTATATTATCAGCAACTTTTTGCCACTGCACAACAATGTCTGTTGCACCTTGTTCTAATGTCCTTTTGACCTGGAACACCGTCACCTTCTCAGGAACCTTAACCAACTTGATCTTCCAAACAAGAATGACTCCAAAACTTGCTGCACCACCTCCTCTTATGGCCCAAAAAAGGTCTTCTCCCATTGATTTCCTGTCGAGGATCTCACCATTCACAT
It encodes:
- the LOC112201855 gene encoding berberine bridge enzyme-like 14, producing MKPLVLAMLSMYSILGVISPVSCATSPSLVETTFLQCLSNHSQSSNPISGVVYTSNNANFSSVLNSYVRNLRFSTPTTPKPLLIVAAKNYSHVQATVVCAKSVGLEIRIRSGGHDYEGLSYVSNKPFIVLDMFNLRSINIDLADESAWVQSGATLGEIYYAISAKSKVHGFPAGVCLTLGAGGHFTGGGYGNMMRKYGLSVDNIVDAQIVNVNGEILDRKSMGEDLFWAIRGGGAASFGVILVWKIKLVKVPEKVTVFQVKRTLEQGATDIVVQWQKVADNIENDLFVRVMLLPGNGSREGEKTITATFVSLFLGDSVRLLRLLNQSLPQLGLQQKDCIEMSWVESILFWASYPIGTSLDVLLSRVPKGLTFLKRKSDYVQEPISKTDLEALWKVMIEIGDGGMLWNPYGGKMSEISATETPFPHRAGNIFKIQYSFNWKDGELETTNRYLNLTRQLHEAMTPHVSKSPREAFLNYRDIDIGTNTEGEYKEGEVYGIKYFKHNFERLVRIKTKVDPDNFFRNEQSIPTLPPQVL